In a single window of the Ciconia boyciana chromosome 7, ASM3463844v1, whole genome shotgun sequence genome:
- the CCDC195 gene encoding putative coiled-coil domain-containing protein 195, which yields MDGNAHLLQVIRKMRSQINKLERENRALRGELQVCGRRAVPLERGGGNSNVRSLANDGEGPAGSSASLPGSVVVSPAPAPKEQTDTTMTVRRYSTASPVPAPSSARTHRAGKGPPSNGLPDAPGSAQPPAPPAAAQLAGGEEEGLEKTPANCLSYSHSSKMKLFQEHVYKCRGKVKAVSFLLPMDMSSYAEKQGSLKSPQNQSTKQLTTVAEKDM from the exons ATGGACGGAAACGCGCACCTCCTCCAGGTCATCCGCAAGATGCGTTCCCAAATCAacaagctggagagggaaaaCAGGGCCCtgaggggagagctgcaggtCTGCGGGCGGAGAGCAGTGCCACTGGAGAGAGGAGGTGGGAATAGCAACGTGAGGAGCCTCGCCAATGATGGGGAAGGACCAGCTGGCTCTTCAGCATCCCTGCCTGGAAGCGTCGTGGTCAGTCCTGCTCCGGCACCAAAGGAGCAGACAG ACACCACCATGACCGTGCGGCGCTACTCCACCGCTTCACCAGTGCCCGCTCCTTCCAGCGCGAGGACTCACCGCGCCGGCAAGGGGCCCCCGAGCAATGGGCTCCCGGACGCGCCGGGCAGTGCCcagccaccagcccctcctgccGCAGCACAGCTCGCCggtggagaggaggaagggctTGAAAAAACACCGGCCAACTGTCTCTCCTACAGTCATTCCAGCAAAATGAAGCTGTTTCAGGAGCATGTTTATAAGTGCAG GGGTAAAGTAAAGGCCGTTAGTTTCCTCTTACCAATGGATATGTCATCATATGCTGAAAAGCAAGGTTCCCTCAAAAGCCCACAAAATCAGAGCACAAAACAGTTAACCACCGTCGCTGAAAAGGATATGTGA